A single Carettochelys insculpta isolate YL-2023 chromosome 2, ASM3395843v1, whole genome shotgun sequence DNA region contains:
- the PDK4 gene encoding pyruvate dehydrogenase kinase, isozyme 4, with translation MRAARVALRSAAPLVAAGAGAGAGAGSGSGSQVPREVEHFSRYSPSPLSIKQFLDFGSSNGCERTSFAFLRQELPVRLANILREIDLLPSQLLSTPSVQLVRKWYIQSLLDLVEFLQKNPEDHRVLSDFIDTLVIIRNRHHDVVPTMAQGIIEYQDTCRVDPVTNHNIQYFLDRFYMNRISIRMLINQHTLLFDDNTNAGHPRHIGSIDPCCDVVGVVNDAFESSRRLCDQYYLASPELRLIQVNGKMPGLPIHIVYVPSHLFHILFELFKNAMRATVEHQEDSSSLSPVKVTVVLGNEDLTIKISDRGGGVPLRKINLLFSYMYSTAPRPVMDDSRNAPLAGFGYGLPISRLYAKYFQGDLNLYSVPGYGTDAIIYLKALSTESIEKLPVFNKSAFKRYQMAAEPDDWCIPSKPKNIMRQSVAV, from the exons ATGAGGGCTGCGCGCGTTGCGCTGCGCAGCGCTGCTCCTCTGGTggcggccggggccggggccggggccggggccggtaGCGGTAGCGGTAGCCAGGTGCCGCGCGAGGTGGAGCATTTTTCCCGCTACTCGCCCTCCCCGCTCTCTATCAAACAGTTCCTGGACTTCG GTTCAAGTAATGGATGTGAAAGAACGTCTTTTGCATTTCTGAGGCAAGAACTTCCTGTAAGGTTAGCAAATATCCTGAGAGAAATTGACCTGCTTCCTAGTCAGTTACTCAGCACTCCATCTGTACAGCTGGTAAGGAAGTG GTACATTCAGAGTCTATTGGACCTAGTTGAGTTCCTTCAAAAAAACCCAGAGGACCACAGGGTTTTATCTGA CTTTATAGATACTCTTGTTATCATCCGAAATAGACACCATGATGTTGTGCCGACAATGGCACAAGGAATAATTGAGTACCAAGACACCTGTAGAGTGGACCCAGTCACCAATCACAATATTCAGTACTTCCTGGATCGATTTTACATGAATCGTATATCCATCCGGATGCTAATAAACCAACACA CACTTCTTTTTGATGACAATACGAATGCGGGTCACCCCCGGCACATTGGGAGCATTGATCCATGCTGTGATGTGGTAGGAGTGGTGAATG atgcttttgaaagttCCCGGAGACTCTGTGACCAGTATTATTTAGCTTCTCCTGAATTGAGGCTTATTCAAGTAAATG GGAAAATGCCAGGACTACCCATTCACATTGTTTATGTTCCTTCCCACCTCTTCCACATTCTGTTCGAGCTCTTCAAG AATGCAATGAGGGCAACAGTTGAACATCAGGAGGACAGTTCTTCCCTTTCTCCAGTTAAAGTGACTGTTGTTCTAGGAAATGAAGACCTGACAATTAAG ATATCTGACAGAGGAGGCGGTGTTCCACTGAGAAAAATCAATCTTCTGTTTAGCTACATGTATTCCACAGCACCAAGACCAGTGATGGATGACTCTCGTAATGCTCCTTTG GCTGGTTTTGGGTATGGCTTGCCAATTTCTCGTTTATATGCCAAATACTTTCAAGGAGACTTGAATCTATATTCTGTGCCAGGTTATGGAACAGATGCTATTATTTATCTGAAG GCCCTTTCAACAGAATCGATAGAAAAACTACCGGTGTTCAACAAGTCTGCCTTTAAGCGTTATCAAATGGCTGCAGAGCCAGATGATTGGTGTATCCCAAGTAAACCAAAAAACATAATGAGGCAAAGTGTAGCAGTGTGA